In a genomic window of Afipia carboxidovorans OM5:
- a CDS encoding nickel-dependent hydrogenase large subunit produces the protein MAMGILPTTGTHTVIAYETLREHALVMLRDWPLALHDVPCNDDLSGLAGLCDSHLRDLEHTLFSTRATDVLDDFDGWLKNSQSRPAKYLKQVEKWPKSSGRTAAEFDPTFIGRVIQHPALSRIVDNEGITLFARMAARVVEAATLIIDITSGDAGIRYGRTDTSGGWAEAARGRLLHYARLRNGAIEDYRIETPTDSMIGDSAFLQNLLQSAATGPSAGRSDRIRIALTCADPCLPVIWQTRTKYDA, from the coding sequence ATGGCGATGGGAATCCTGCCGACAACCGGCACCCACACAGTGATCGCATACGAAACGCTGCGCGAGCACGCTTTGGTGATGCTGCGCGACTGGCCGCTGGCGCTTCATGATGTTCCATGCAACGACGACTTGTCCGGCCTTGCCGGACTATGCGACAGCCACCTTCGCGATCTCGAGCATACGCTGTTTTCGACTCGCGCCACGGATGTCCTGGACGATTTCGATGGCTGGTTGAAAAACAGCCAGAGTCGGCCCGCGAAATATCTTAAGCAGGTGGAGAAGTGGCCCAAATCGTCGGGGCGGACAGCGGCGGAATTTGATCCTACGTTCATCGGCCGTGTCATCCAGCATCCGGCGCTGTCTCGCATCGTGGACAACGAGGGCATCACCCTTTTCGCCCGGATGGCGGCCCGCGTGGTGGAAGCCGCCACGCTCATCATCGACATTACCTCGGGCGACGCTGGTATCCGCTACGGGCGGACCGACACCAGCGGGGGCTGGGCCGAAGCGGCCCGCGGGCGGCTGCTCCATTATGCGCGGCTGCGGAACGGCGCCATCGAGGACTACCGTATCGAGACGCCAACAGATAGCATGATCGGAGATAGCGCATTTCTCCAGAACCTGCTCCAATCGGCAGCGACCGGACCATCCGCCGGGCGCAGCGACCGTATCAGGATCGCGTTGACCTGCGCCGATCCCTGCCTGCCGGTGATCTGGCAAACCCGGACAAAGTACGATGCATGA
- a CDS encoding Ni/Fe-hydrogenase-like protein small subunit HoxB, with amino-acid sequence MKRPTRTVLWLQSGGCGGCTMSMMCAENPGLFATLENFGLDFLWHPSLSEESGTEVVDILNDIITGKRTLDILCFEGSVLRGPNGTGKFHILAGTDRPMLDWLRLIAPLANYVVAVGTCATYGGITAAGNNPTDATGLQYDGRNEGGALGAAFRSRSGLPVVNIAGCPTHPNWVSETLMLLSEDALALSDLDTLRRPRFYADHLVHHGCSRNEYYEYKASAESLSEIGCMMENLGCVGTQAHGDCNTRAWNGEGSCTRGGYPCINCTAPEFEEPGRMFTETPKVGGIPVGLPTDMPKAWFIALASLSKAATPARLRQNATADHIIAPPADRNTNLK; translated from the coding sequence ATGAAACGCCCCACCCGCACCGTGCTCTGGCTTCAGTCCGGCGGATGCGGCGGCTGTACCATGTCGATGATGTGCGCGGAAAATCCCGGATTGTTCGCGACGCTGGAAAATTTCGGGCTCGATTTTCTTTGGCATCCCTCGCTCAGCGAAGAAAGCGGCACGGAAGTTGTCGATATTCTGAACGACATTATTACGGGCAAACGCACGCTCGACATTCTCTGCTTCGAAGGCTCGGTGTTGCGCGGCCCGAACGGAACCGGCAAGTTTCACATTCTGGCAGGCACCGACCGGCCGATGCTGGACTGGCTGCGCCTGATCGCGCCGCTGGCGAACTACGTCGTCGCCGTGGGGACCTGCGCAACCTATGGCGGCATCACCGCCGCAGGCAATAACCCCACCGACGCGACCGGCCTGCAATATGACGGGCGCAATGAAGGCGGCGCGCTCGGAGCCGCCTTTCGCAGCCGTAGCGGCCTGCCCGTCGTCAATATCGCCGGATGCCCGACCCATCCCAACTGGGTCAGCGAGACGCTCATGCTGCTGTCGGAAGACGCGCTCGCGCTGTCCGATCTCGATACGTTGCGGCGGCCTCGCTTTTACGCCGACCACCTCGTGCACCATGGCTGCTCGCGCAACGAATATTATGAATACAAGGCCAGCGCCGAATCGTTGTCCGAGATCGGCTGCATGATGGAAAATCTGGGATGCGTCGGCACGCAGGCGCACGGTGATTGCAACACGCGCGCCTGGAACGGCGAAGGCTCCTGCACGCGCGGCGGCTATCCCTGCATCAACTGCACCGCGCCCGAGTTCGAAGAGCCGGGCCGCATGTTTACCGAAACACCCAAGGTCGGCGGGATTCCGGTCGGCCTGCCCACCGACATGCCGAAAGCATGGTTCATCGCGCTCGCATCATTGTCGAAAGCCGCGACACCCGCGCGCCTGCGTCAGAACGCGACAGCAGATCACATCATCGCGCCGCCAGCCGACCGCAACACGAACCTCAAATGA
- the cybH gene encoding Ni/Fe-hydrogenase, b-type cytochrome subunit codes for MSDITNMRHEGVLETESHELVGGSRQTSVYVYEAPVRLWHWINAIAILVLALTGFFIGRPLPTMPGEASANFLMGYIRFTHFTAGYILAIGFLFRFYWSLVGNHHAKQLFRLPLTSRHWWSEIWFELRWYLFIEKRPKKYAGHNPLAQIAMFLFITIGTMFMILTGFALYAEGSQRGSWQDTLFGWVIPLVGQSFDVHTLHRLGMWWILTFVIIHIYVAIREDIMSRQSIVSTMISGHRTFKDDDPS; via the coding sequence ATGAGCGACATCACCAATATGAGACATGAAGGTGTGTTGGAGACGGAAAGCCACGAACTCGTCGGCGGTTCGCGGCAAACCTCGGTCTATGTTTACGAGGCCCCCGTTCGGCTATGGCACTGGATCAACGCCATCGCCATTCTGGTGCTCGCACTGACCGGCTTCTTCATCGGCAGACCCCTGCCGACGATGCCGGGCGAGGCGAGCGCCAACTTCCTGATGGGCTATATCCGGTTCACCCACTTCACGGCCGGATATATCCTGGCGATCGGCTTCCTGTTCCGCTTCTACTGGTCGCTGGTCGGCAACCATCATGCGAAGCAGCTCTTCCGGTTGCCGCTCACGAGCCGCCACTGGTGGAGCGAGATCTGGTTCGAACTGCGCTGGTATCTCTTCATCGAGAAACGGCCGAAGAAGTATGCGGGCCATAACCCACTCGCGCAGATCGCAATGTTCCTGTTCATCACGATCGGCACGATGTTCATGATCCTCACGGGCTTCGCGCTTTATGCGGAAGGCTCACAGCGGGGAAGCTGGCAGGACACCCTGTTCGGCTGGGTGATCCCGCTGGTCGGTCAGAGCTTCGACGTTCACACGCTGCATCGTCTCGGCATGTGGTGGATTCTGACTTTCGTCATCATCCACATCTACGTCGCCATCCGCGAAGACATCATGTCCCGCCAGAGCATCGTTTCGACCATGATCTCGGGTCACCGGACCTTCAAGGACGACGATCCGTCCTGA
- a CDS encoding hydrogenase expression/formation protein yields MAYSFTTPPTGFGPGSQPSEEDGTDLSYLAMPSGMRTFEPHYPMVDDPEKVRPAVDALRTLAAAAASWTPERGNIRFDIPPLDAQNTKVFADALGEGEVALRIDANPRIESQESVFAGVWRIRTLGANAQEHIEIGAVPGAALAANTTPPSPPMPVPGVVNGPFLLAEITEALDKRRRGDPPHVVNLTLMPHTPEDLDYLAAALGPGQVTFLSRGYGNCRIESTGHPGVWRVRYYNSQDALILDTIEVSDIPEVACAAPEDIRDSATRIAEVAEAIA; encoded by the coding sequence ATGGCTTACAGTTTCACGACGCCCCCGACGGGATTCGGGCCAGGTAGCCAGCCTTCCGAGGAAGACGGCACCGATCTCAGCTATCTGGCGATGCCGTCCGGCATGCGGACCTTCGAGCCGCATTACCCGATGGTTGATGATCCCGAGAAAGTGCGGCCCGCGGTAGACGCATTGCGAACGCTCGCCGCTGCTGCCGCGAGCTGGACACCTGAGCGCGGCAACATCCGTTTCGACATTCCCCCGCTCGATGCGCAGAACACCAAGGTGTTCGCCGACGCGCTGGGCGAGGGTGAGGTCGCATTGCGCATCGACGCAAACCCGCGCATCGAATCCCAGGAATCCGTCTTTGCCGGCGTCTGGCGCATCCGCACGCTCGGCGCGAATGCACAAGAGCATATCGAGATCGGAGCGGTGCCCGGGGCGGCTCTTGCCGCCAACACCACTCCGCCCTCACCACCGATGCCGGTGCCTGGCGTCGTGAACGGACCGTTTCTGCTCGCCGAGATCACCGAAGCGCTCGACAAGCGGCGGCGAGGCGATCCGCCGCACGTGGTGAATCTCACCTTGATGCCGCACACCCCTGAGGATCTCGATTATCTCGCGGCGGCGCTCGGTCCGGGGCAAGTGACGTTCCTCTCGCGCGGTTACGGCAATTGTCGCATCGAAAGCACCGGCCATCCCGGTGTCTGGCGAGTTCGCTACTACAATTCGCAGGACGCGTTGATCCTCGACACCATCGAGGTTTCCGACATCCCGGAAGTGGCGTGCGCCGCCCCGGAGGACATTCGCGATTCCGCAACGCGGATCGCCGAAGTCGCGGAGGCTATCGCATGA
- the hybE gene encoding [NiFe]-hydrogenase assembly chaperone HybE — MTSARFEGSFLGDTKKIGDDAILECKICWYSYDPAVGDDIRQIPPGTPFSALPGDWRCPHCDGARDQFMVIDSDPPSPASESPLARDLVEKPKQLTESFRQVFNTKMRDTPFSNNSLNVEAIGFRIWENRIVGILMMPWCMNIVVLPATDEDWSQLRIGTKRNFAFPSGCYEFIFNNRPPAGGYFACSLFSSMAEFASQLQATDVARAAIAGLFDEGNLDEDTDRTADISAMRQAELASAAEREAARAASSDETATAHIPANPSRRALISAGLADSPKDPVIP, encoded by the coding sequence ATGACCTCCGCGCGATTTGAAGGCTCGTTTCTCGGCGACACGAAGAAGATCGGCGACGACGCGATCCTCGAATGCAAGATCTGCTGGTACAGCTACGATCCGGCGGTCGGCGACGATATACGCCAGATTCCACCCGGCACACCCTTCTCGGCGCTGCCCGGCGACTGGCGATGCCCGCACTGCGATGGCGCCCGCGATCAGTTCATGGTGATCGATTCCGATCCCCCCTCGCCCGCATCGGAATCCCCTCTCGCGCGCGACCTCGTGGAAAAACCCAAACAACTGACCGAATCCTTCCGTCAGGTCTTCAACACAAAAATGCGCGATACACCGTTCAGCAACAATTCGCTGAACGTCGAGGCTATCGGCTTCAGGATCTGGGAAAACCGGATCGTCGGCATTCTGATGATGCCGTGGTGCATGAATATCGTGGTGCTGCCCGCCACCGACGAGGACTGGTCGCAACTGCGCATTGGAACGAAGCGAAACTTCGCGTTCCCATCCGGCTGCTATGAATTCATCTTCAATAACCGCCCGCCGGCGGGCGGTTATTTCGCCTGCTCGCTGTTTTCCTCGATGGCGGAATTCGCCAGCCAGCTCCAGGCCACCGACGTTGCCCGTGCGGCGATCGCAGGATTGTTCGACGAGGGCAACCTTGACGAAGACACCGACCGCACCGCCGACATCAGCGCGATGCGGCAGGCCGAACTTGCAAGCGCGGCGGAGCGTGAGGCTGCACGGGCCGCCTCTTCAGACGAGACGGCAACCGCTCACATCCCCGCGAATCCGAGCCGCCGCGCGTTGATCAGTGCAGGCCTTGCAGATTCACCCAAGGATCCCGTCATCCCGTGA
- a CDS encoding nickel-dependent hydrogenase large subunit, which yields MSVIQTPNGYKLDNSGRRVVVDPVTRIEGHMRCEVNVDSNNVIRNAVSTGTMWRGLEVILKGRDPRDAWAFVERICGVCTGCHALASVRAVENALDIRIPPNAHLIREIMAKVLQWHDHVVHFYHLHALDWVNPVNALKADPKATSELQQLVGPNHPMSSPGYFRDIQNRLKRFVESGELGIFKNGYWDNPAYKLSPEADLMATAHYLEALDIQKEIVKIHTIFGGKNPHPNFMVGGVPCAINMDGDLAAGAPLNMERLNFVRARIEEAYEFSKNVYIPDVIAIATFYKGWLYGGGLSATNVMDYGDYAKVNYDKSTDQLKGGAILNGNWNEVFPVDAADPEQIQEFVAHSWYKYPDEAKGLHPWDGVTEHNYALGPNTKGTRTDIKQLDEAAKYSWIKSPRWRGHAVEVGPLSRYILNYAQGNQYVIEQVDSSLAAFNKLAGTNLTPKQALPSTIGRTLARALEAHYCAAMMLDDWKELIGNIKAGDSSTANVEKWDPSTWPKEAKGYGLVAAPRGANGHWIRIKDGKIANYQCIVPTTWNGSPRDPAGNIGAFEASLMNTPMERPEEPVEILRTLHSFDPCLACSTHVMSEDGENLAKVTVR from the coding sequence ATGTCCGTGATCCAAACGCCGAACGGCTACAAACTCGACAATAGCGGCCGCCGCGTCGTCGTCGATCCCGTCACCCGCATCGAAGGACACATGCGTTGCGAGGTGAACGTCGATTCCAACAACGTGATCCGCAACGCTGTCTCGACCGGCACGATGTGGCGCGGCCTTGAGGTCATCCTCAAGGGCCGCGATCCGCGCGACGCATGGGCGTTCGTCGAACGCATCTGCGGCGTCTGCACCGGCTGCCACGCACTCGCCTCGGTGCGCGCGGTGGAGAACGCGCTCGACATCCGCATTCCCCCGAACGCGCATCTGATTCGCGAGATCATGGCCAAGGTGCTGCAGTGGCACGATCACGTCGTGCACTTCTATCACCTGCATGCCCTCGACTGGGTCAATCCGGTCAACGCGCTGAAGGCCGATCCGAAGGCCACCTCCGAGTTGCAGCAGCTTGTCGGCCCCAATCATCCGATGTCCTCGCCGGGCTATTTCCGCGACATCCAGAACCGCCTGAAGCGTTTCGTCGAATCCGGCGAGCTCGGCATTTTCAAGAACGGCTATTGGGACAACCCTGCCTATAAGCTCTCGCCGGAAGCCGATCTGATGGCGACGGCGCACTATCTCGAGGCGCTCGATATCCAGAAAGAGATCGTCAAGATCCACACCATCTTCGGCGGCAAGAACCCGCATCCGAATTTCATGGTGGGCGGCGTTCCGTGCGCCATCAACATGGATGGCGACCTCGCGGCAGGCGCGCCGCTCAACATGGAGCGGCTCAACTTCGTGCGCGCGCGTATCGAGGAAGCCTACGAATTTTCCAAGAACGTCTACATCCCGGACGTCATCGCCATCGCCACCTTCTATAAAGGCTGGCTCTATGGCGGCGGCCTGTCGGCGACCAACGTGATGGATTACGGCGACTACGCCAAGGTGAATTACGACAAATCGACCGATCAGCTCAAAGGCGGCGCCATTCTCAACGGCAACTGGAATGAGGTATTCCCGGTCGATGCTGCCGATCCCGAGCAGATCCAGGAATTCGTCGCGCACTCCTGGTACAAATATCCCGACGAAGCCAAGGGCCTGCATCCATGGGATGGCGTGACCGAGCATAATTACGCGCTCGGCCCCAACACCAAGGGCACCCGCACCGACATCAAGCAGCTCGACGAAGCCGCGAAATATTCGTGGATCAAGTCGCCGCGCTGGCGCGGTCACGCCGTCGAGGTCGGCCCGCTGTCGCGCTACATCCTCAACTACGCACAAGGCAACCAGTACGTCATCGAGCAGGTGGACTCTTCGCTCGCGGCATTCAACAAGCTGGCGGGGACCAACCTGACGCCGAAGCAGGCCTTGCCTTCGACCATCGGCCGCACCCTGGCCCGTGCGCTCGAAGCCCATTACTGCGCGGCGATGATGCTGGACGACTGGAAGGAACTGATCGGCAACATCAAGGCCGGCGATTCCTCCACCGCCAATGTCGAGAAATGGGACCCATCGACCTGGCCGAAGGAAGCCAAGGGTTACGGCCTCGTCGCTGCACCGCGCGGCGCCAACGGCCACTGGATCAGGATCAAGGACGGCAAGATCGCAAACTACCAGTGCATCGTGCCGACCACCTGGAACGGTTCACCTCGCGATCCGGCCGGTAACATCGGTGCGTTCGAAGCATCGCTGATGAACACGCCGATGGAGCGCCCCGAGGAGCCGGTCGAAATCTTGCGCACGCTGCATTCGTTCGATCCATGCCTCGCCTGTTCGACTCACGTCATGAGCGAGGACGGCGAGAATCTCGCGAAAGTCACCGTGAGATAG
- a CDS encoding HypC/HybG/HupF family hydrogenase formation chaperone, with protein MCIGVPMKVLSAGEFTARCLDEASDMPQSVDIRLVGSVTPGQWLLVFLGTARRILDDDEAALIRSALRSLTAVADGDDIAGLFPDLDNREPVLPPHLEQIRRGNTVH; from the coding sequence ATGTGCATCGGCGTTCCCATGAAAGTCCTGTCCGCCGGTGAGTTCACGGCGAGATGCCTCGATGAAGCATCGGACATGCCGCAAAGCGTGGACATCCGGCTGGTCGGTTCGGTTACTCCCGGCCAATGGCTGCTGGTATTCCTCGGCACCGCGCGCCGCATTCTCGACGACGACGAAGCCGCGCTGATCCGCAGCGCCTTACGCAGTCTGACCGCTGTCGCGGATGGCGATGACATCGCCGGACTGTTTCCGGACCTCGACAACCGCGAGCCGGTGCTTCCGCCCCATCTGGAACAGATCCGTCGCGGCAACACCGTGCATTAG
- a CDS encoding hydrogenase: MSKAIKRLTNDLGYPLLDAASYDDFASAKGERVVFLTGDPVKNLETDDVAAILPELVQAFQYRFKPAVVDRAIEQSLRERYDVWPTPSLLFLRDGALIGAVPKVREWPDYLSEIKSILDRPQPATAQ, from the coding sequence ATGTCGAAAGCCATCAAAAGACTGACAAACGACCTCGGCTACCCCCTGCTCGATGCTGCGAGCTACGACGATTTTGCCTCCGCGAAAGGAGAGCGGGTGGTTTTTCTCACTGGCGATCCGGTGAAGAATCTCGAAACCGACGATGTGGCCGCGATCCTGCCCGAGCTCGTGCAGGCGTTTCAGTACCGCTTCAAGCCCGCGGTGGTGGATCGCGCGATCGAGCAGTCGCTCCGCGAACGTTACGACGTCTGGCCGACCCCGTCGCTGTTGTTCCTGCGTGACGGCGCGCTGATCGGCGCGGTGCCGAAAGTTCGCGAATGGCCGGACTACCTTAGCGAGATCAAATCGATTCTGGACCGCCCGCAACCCGCGACAGCGCAGTAA
- a CDS encoding nickel-dependent hydrogenase large subunit translates to MNEETRRIIAGPFNRVEGDLEIRLDINGSAVRAAYVNSPLFRGFEQILEGKDPRDALTIVPRICGICSVSQSMAAAHALAAAEGIAPPPNGERIAAIIHAAENIADHLTHFHIFFMADFARAIYAGESWYGMASEQFRAKNGSSVQDAMNARASLLHIMGLLAGKWPHTLSVQPGGATKAPDQRDRVRLLAIIRQFKDWIEKSIFAAPVERILAIDSLESLRAYHAEAPQHGSLRLFLTICDTLELGSMGLGPKRFMSYGAYPMDGRHLLPPGIWLNGKIMPVDTGLIAEDLTSAWMNGETAHPFEGRTLPDETMANGYSWCKAPRMAGQTVEVGAFARMLIADHPLAQGLLQDGAANVRARVVGRLFEIASTVLAMEQWAADIVPGEPAMVHGRIPQSAKVEGLTEAARGSLGHWLVVEKGRIASYQIIAPTTWNFSPRDQAGTPGPVEQALRGAPVRHGEETPVSVQHIVRSFDPCMVCTVH, encoded by the coding sequence ATGAACGAGGAAACGCGACGGATCATTGCAGGCCCCTTCAATCGCGTCGAAGGCGATCTTGAAATCCGGCTCGACATCAATGGCTCGGCCGTTCGCGCGGCCTATGTCAACTCGCCGCTATTCCGCGGCTTTGAACAAATTCTCGAGGGGAAAGATCCGCGCGACGCCTTGACCATCGTTCCGCGCATCTGCGGCATCTGCTCGGTCTCGCAGTCGATGGCGGCGGCGCACGCGCTGGCGGCTGCCGAAGGCATCGCGCCGCCGCCCAACGGCGAACGCATCGCCGCGATCATTCATGCGGCGGAGAACATCGCCGATCATCTCACTCACTTTCATATCTTCTTCATGGCTGATTTCGCCCGCGCGATTTATGCTGGCGAGTCCTGGTACGGCATGGCCAGCGAGCAGTTTCGCGCCAAGAACGGATCATCCGTTCAGGACGCGATGAATGCCCGCGCCAGCCTCCTGCACATCATGGGGCTGCTTGCGGGAAAATGGCCGCACACGCTCTCGGTCCAGCCCGGCGGCGCCACAAAGGCGCCCGACCAGCGCGACCGCGTCCGGCTGCTCGCCATCATCCGTCAGTTTAAAGACTGGATCGAGAAAAGCATCTTCGCCGCGCCGGTCGAACGCATCCTCGCGATCGACAGCCTCGAATCGCTTCGCGCCTATCATGCCGAAGCACCGCAGCATGGCAGCCTGCGTCTGTTCCTGACGATCTGCGACACGCTCGAACTCGGATCGATGGGCCTCGGCCCGAAACGCTTCATGAGTTACGGCGCCTATCCGATGGACGGGCGGCATCTGCTGCCACCGGGCATCTGGCTGAACGGCAAGATCATGCCGGTCGATACCGGTCTGATCGCAGAAGATCTGACAAGCGCGTGGATGAACGGCGAGACCGCACATCCGTTCGAGGGCCGGACCTTGCCGGACGAAACCATGGCGAACGGTTATAGCTGGTGCAAGGCACCGCGCATGGCGGGACAGACCGTGGAAGTCGGCGCTTTCGCGCGCATGCTGATTGCGGATCATCCCCTTGCGCAAGGCTTGCTGCAAGACGGCGCGGCGAACGTCCGCGCGCGAGTCGTCGGGCGCTTGTTCGAGATCGCATCGACCGTGCTGGCGATGGAGCAATGGGCCGCCGATATCGTGCCGGGCGAACCGGCCATGGTTCACGGCCGCATCCCGCAGTCGGCGAAGGTCGAGGGTCTGACCGAAGCGGCGCGCGGTTCGCTCGGACACTGGCTGGTCGTGGAGAAAGGGCGGATCGCGTCCTATCAGATCATCGCCCCGACAACCTGGAATTTCTCGCCGCGCGATCAGGCCGGCACGCCCGGCCCCGTCGAACAGGCGCTGCGCGGTGCACCAGTGCGGCACGGCGAAGAAACCCCGGTGTCGGTGCAGCACATCGTGCGCTCCTTCGACCCCTGCATGGTGTGCACCGTGCACTAG
- a CDS encoding HyaD/HybD family hydrogenase maturation endopeptidase, with the protein MSEESSILILGIGNVLWADEGFGVRAVERLHQQYAFPDTVTVMDGGTQGIFLLPHVQACSTLIILDAVDYGLPPGTLKLVEDDSVPAFMGAKKVSLHQAGFQEVLITAKMLGWTPRRILLVGLQPEMIEDYGGSLRPLIVSRIDDAIAAVLAELQRLNVPVQRRDSAAEELGPGALEQRLYESGRPSENAACRTGDERFLSDWSA; encoded by the coding sequence GTGAGTGAAGAGTCTTCGATTCTGATTCTCGGAATCGGCAATGTTTTGTGGGCCGACGAGGGATTCGGGGTGCGCGCCGTCGAGCGTCTGCACCAGCAATATGCTTTTCCTGACACCGTCACCGTGATGGACGGGGGCACGCAGGGCATTTTCCTGCTGCCGCATGTTCAGGCTTGCTCGACCCTTATCATTCTCGATGCCGTGGATTACGGGCTGCCGCCCGGCACCCTGAAACTCGTCGAGGACGACAGCGTCCCGGCTTTCATGGGAGCAAAGAAAGTCTCTCTCCACCAAGCCGGTTTTCAGGAAGTTCTGATCACCGCCAAGATGCTCGGCTGGACGCCGCGCCGCATCCTGCTGGTCGGCCTTCAGCCGGAAATGATCGAGGACTATGGCGGGTCGCTCCGCCCGTTGATCGTGTCCCGCATCGACGATGCGATTGCCGCCGTGCTCGCCGAATTGCAGCGGCTGAACGTGCCGGTGCAGCGCCGCGACAGTGCCGCCGAGGAACTCGGTCCGGGCGCACTGGAGCAGCGTCTTTACGAAAGCGGCCGCCCCAGCGAAAACGCCGCGTGCCGCACAGGCGACGAACGTTTCCTCTCGGACTGGAGCGCCTGA
- the hypA gene encoding hydrogenase maturation nickel metallochaperone HypA produces the protein MHEMSICQSLVGLIADEASRSQFTRVTRVRLEIGCFAGVEPQALLFGFDVTARGTVAEGAALDIIGLPGRAWCFDCNESIEIDHQAASCPHCEGGRLRVTGGEELRIKDLEVI, from the coding sequence ATGCATGAAATGTCGATTTGCCAGAGCCTGGTCGGACTGATAGCGGACGAAGCCAGCCGCAGCCAGTTCACGCGCGTCACGCGGGTGCGTCTCGAAATTGGGTGCTTTGCAGGTGTCGAGCCGCAAGCCCTGCTGTTCGGATTCGATGTCACCGCGCGCGGCACCGTCGCCGAGGGCGCAGCGCTCGACATCATCGGCCTGCCCGGCCGCGCATGGTGCTTCGATTGCAATGAGAGCATCGAAATCGACCACCAGGCTGCATCGTGCCCGCACTGCGAAGGTGGCCGCCTCCGTGTCACCGGTGGCGAGGAGCTTCGTATCAAGGATCTGGAGGTGATCTGA
- a CDS encoding hydrogenase small subunit, which translates to MTPTETFYEVMRRQGVTRRSFLKFCSLTATALGLGPAYTSEIAHAMETKPRTPVLWLHGLECTCCSESFIRSAHPLVKDVVLSMISLDYDDTLMAAAGHQAEAALADTIERYKGNYILAVEGNPPLNEDGMFCIIGGKPFVDQLRYAAKHAKAIISWGSCASHGCVQAARPNPTRATPVHQVITDKPIIKVPGCPPIAEVMTGVITYMLTFGKLPELDRTGRPKMFYSQRIHDKCYRRPHFDAGQFVESFDDEGARRGYCLYKVGCKGPTTYNACSTIRWNEGTSFPIQAGHGCIGCSEEGFWDKGSWYARLQDIHQFGIEANADQIGGTVAVGAAGAVAAHAAVSALKRAQTKRQTTTTTTPKEHV; encoded by the coding sequence ATGACACCCACCGAAACATTCTATGAGGTCATGCGGCGACAAGGCGTCACTCGCCGCTCGTTCCTCAAATTCTGTTCACTCACGGCGACGGCGCTCGGCCTCGGCCCGGCCTATACCTCAGAGATCGCGCACGCGATGGAAACCAAGCCGCGCACCCCGGTACTGTGGCTGCACGGCCTGGAATGCACCTGCTGCTCGGAGTCCTTTATCCGCTCCGCGCATCCGCTGGTGAAGGACGTCGTGCTGTCGATGATTTCGCTCGACTATGACGACACGCTGATGGCCGCCGCCGGACACCAGGCGGAAGCGGCACTCGCCGACACAATCGAACGCTACAAGGGCAATTACATCCTCGCCGTTGAAGGCAATCCGCCGCTCAACGAAGACGGCATGTTCTGCATCATCGGCGGCAAGCCGTTCGTCGATCAGCTTCGTTACGCCGCCAAGCACGCCAAGGCGATCATCTCGTGGGGCTCTTGCGCCAGCCATGGCTGCGTGCAGGCGGCGCGGCCGAATCCGACCCGCGCGACACCTGTGCATCAGGTCATCACCGACAAGCCGATCATCAAGGTGCCGGGCTGTCCGCCGATCGCCGAAGTCATGACCGGCGTCATCACTTACATGCTGACATTCGGCAAGCTGCCCGAACTCGATCGCACCGGTCGGCCGAAAATGTTCTACTCGCAGCGCATCCACGACAAATGCTACCGCCGTCCGCATTTCGACGCCGGCCAATTCGTCGAATCGTTCGACGACGAGGGCGCGCGCCGCGGCTACTGCCTCTACAAGGTCGGCTGCAAGGGCCCGACCACCTACAATGCATGTTCGACCATTCGCTGGAACGAAGGCACCAGCTTCCCGATCCAGGCAGGCCATGGCTGCATCGGCTGCTCCGAGGAAGGCTTCTGGGACAAGGGCTCCTGGTATGCCCGCCTGCAGGACATCCATCAGTTCGGCATTGAAGCCAACGCCGACCAGATCGGCGGCACCGTCGCGGTTGGCGCCGCCGGAGCTGTTGCGGCTCACGCGGCTGTCAGCGCGCTGAAACGCGCCCAGACCAAACGCCAGACCACCACGACGACCACCCCGAAGGAGCATGTCTGA